From Pseudomonas sp. G.S.17, the proteins below share one genomic window:
- the hmpA gene encoding NO-inducible flavohemoprotein — protein MLNASDRAIVKSTVPLLESGGEALTTHFYKKMLSQYPQVQPLFNPAHQASGAQPRALANGLLMYARHIDELEQLGDLLAKIINKHVALQILPEHYPIVGSCLLAAIAEVLGEEIATEEVINAWGNAYQQLADILIGAEAVIYDEKAEAQGGWRGTREFKLMDKVVESDEITSFYLKPADAGPVLDFAAGQYLGLQLHINGIEMRRNYSLSAVPGGGQYRISVKREPHGKVSNYLHDQVQIGDSLQVFTPSGEFILAASDKPLVLISGGVGITPTLAMLEAALETSRPIHFIHCARNGGVHAFREWVDNLAARHPQLKRFYCYDEDDGVSPAADAVGLLNQARLEQWLPEDRDLDAYFLGPKGFMAAMKHQLKLAGVPEKQSRYEFFGPASALE, from the coding sequence ATGTTGAATGCCTCAGATCGTGCCATCGTCAAATCCACTGTGCCACTGCTAGAAAGTGGTGGCGAAGCATTGACCACTCATTTCTATAAAAAAATGCTTTCGCAATACCCGCAAGTGCAGCCGTTGTTCAATCCGGCGCACCAGGCAAGCGGTGCTCAGCCAAGAGCGCTGGCCAACGGTTTGCTGATGTACGCCCGGCATATCGATGAGCTGGAGCAACTGGGTGACCTGCTCGCCAAGATCATCAACAAACACGTCGCGCTGCAAATTCTTCCCGAGCACTACCCGATTGTCGGCAGCTGCCTGTTGGCCGCCATTGCCGAAGTGCTGGGTGAGGAAATCGCCACCGAGGAAGTCATCAATGCGTGGGGCAACGCCTATCAGCAACTGGCGGATATCCTGATCGGCGCCGAAGCCGTGATCTACGACGAAAAGGCCGAGGCTCAAGGCGGCTGGCGCGGGACGCGTGAATTCAAACTGATGGACAAGGTGGTGGAAAGTGACGAGATCACGTCGTTCTACCTGAAGCCTGCGGACGCAGGTCCGGTGCTGGATTTTGCCGCCGGGCAATACCTGGGTTTGCAACTGCACATCAACGGCATCGAGATGCGTCGCAACTATTCGCTGTCGGCAGTTCCTGGCGGCGGCCAATACCGGATCAGCGTCAAGCGTGAGCCGCACGGCAAGGTGTCCAACTATCTGCACGATCAGGTGCAGATCGGCGACAGCCTTCAGGTCTTCACGCCGTCCGGGGAATTCATCCTGGCGGCGAGCGACAAACCGCTGGTGCTGATCAGTGGCGGGGTAGGGATCACGCCCACCCTGGCCATGCTTGAAGCCGCGCTGGAGACTTCGCGCCCGATCCACTTCATCCACTGCGCGCGCAATGGCGGCGTTCACGCCTTCCGCGAGTGGGTGGATAATCTCGCGGCCCGTCACCCGCAGCTCAAACGCTTTTACTGCTACGACGAAGACGACGGCGTAAGTCCTGCTGCCGATGCCGTGGGTCTGCTGAATCAGGCGCGACTGGAGCAGTGGCTGCCGGAGGATCGCGATCTGGATGCCTACTTCCTCGGTCCCAAGGGTTTCATGGCAGCGATGAAGCACCAACTCAAGCTTGCCGGTGTTCCGGAAAAGCAGAGCCGTTATGAATTCTTCGGCCCAGCCTCTGCCCTTGAGTAA
- a CDS encoding disulfide bond formation protein B, giving the protein MSDNMLYLKREKRFLVLLGVICLALIGGALYMQVVLGEAPCPLCILQRYALLFIAIFAFIGAAMPGSRSITVCEVLVTLSAIGGIFAAGRHVYILSHPTESCGIDVLQPIVDGLPLALIFPLGFQVGGFCTTPYPPVLGLSLAQWALVAFVLTVVLVPVGILRNRRKRHGLQGL; this is encoded by the coding sequence ATGAGCGACAACATGTTGTACCTGAAACGCGAGAAACGCTTTCTGGTCTTGCTGGGCGTGATTTGCCTGGCCTTGATCGGCGGCGCGTTGTACATGCAAGTGGTGTTGGGCGAGGCGCCATGCCCGCTGTGCATCCTGCAACGTTATGCGCTGCTGTTCATCGCCATCTTCGCCTTCATCGGCGCCGCGATGCCGGGCAGCCGCAGCATCACCGTGTGCGAGGTGCTGGTTACCTTGAGCGCAATAGGCGGAATCTTCGCCGCGGGCCGCCACGTGTACATCCTTTCCCACCCCACCGAGAGCTGCGGCATCGATGTGCTGCAACCGATCGTCGACGGTTTGCCACTGGCATTGATCTTTCCCCTGGGTTTTCAGGTCGGCGGCTTTTGCACGACCCCTTATCCGCCAGTCCTCGGTCTTTCTCTGGCCCAATGGGCGTTGGTGGCCTTCGTTCTGACTGTCGTGCTGGTTCCAGTCGGAATCCTGCGTAACCGACGCAAGCGTCACGGTTTACAAGGCCTGTAA
- the cyoA gene encoding ubiquinol oxidase subunit II: MSKKRYPRFFGFLALFSMLLLSGCEGVPLLDPKGQVGIDERNLIITATLLMLIVVIPVIFMTIIFAWKYRASNKNATYTPDWSHSTKIEIAVWGIPLALLIVLGYITYVSTHALDPYRPIDSDVKPVTIEVISMDWKWVFIYPEQGIATVNKIVFPANTPVNFKITSDSVMNSFFIPGLGGQVYAMAGMLTKLHLIANENHEFNGISANYSGAGFTGMKFKAISTSQADFDAWVTEVKNSPKKLETSEYAALLKPSERNPVELYSKVTPNLFQAVIDKYEGMKPGKANPHEQEGNAHEAEHAGMEGMDMGKHSAAGAEE; this comes from the coding sequence ATGAGTAAAAAAAGGTACCCCAGGTTTTTTGGCTTCTTGGCCCTTTTCAGCATGCTTTTGCTCAGTGGTTGCGAGGGTGTGCCTCTGCTCGATCCGAAAGGACAAGTAGGGATTGACGAGCGAAACCTGATTATTACCGCCACGCTGCTGATGTTGATTGTCGTGATTCCGGTCATCTTCATGACCATTATCTTCGCCTGGAAATATCGTGCGTCGAACAAGAACGCGACGTACACGCCTGACTGGTCGCACTCCACGAAGATCGAAATCGCCGTATGGGGCATTCCACTCGCCCTGTTGATCGTCCTGGGTTACATCACCTACGTGTCTACTCACGCTCTTGATCCGTATCGCCCTATCGACTCCGACGTCAAGCCGGTGACGATCGAAGTGATCTCGATGGACTGGAAATGGGTATTCATCTACCCGGAACAGGGCATCGCCACGGTCAACAAGATCGTGTTCCCGGCCAACACACCGGTCAATTTCAAAATCACCTCTGACTCGGTAATGAACTCGTTCTTCATTCCAGGTCTGGGCGGCCAGGTGTACGCCATGGCGGGCATGCTGACCAAGCTGCACTTGATCGCCAACGAGAACCACGAATTCAACGGTATCTCCGCCAACTACAGCGGCGCGGGCTTCACCGGCATGAAATTCAAGGCGATCTCGACGTCTCAGGCTGACTTCGACGCCTGGGTCACTGAAGTCAAGAATTCACCGAAAAAGCTTGAAACGTCCGAATACGCAGCCTTGCTCAAGCCAAGCGAGCGTAATCCCGTCGAGCTCTACTCCAAGGTCACTCCAAACCTGTTCCAGGCCGTCATCGACAAATATGAAGGCATGAAACCGGGCAAGGCGAATCCTCACGAGCAGGAAGGCAACGCTCACGAGGCAGAACATGCCGGTATGGAAGGGATGGACATGGGTAAGCATTCAGCTGCTGGGGCAGAGGAGTAA
- the cyoB gene encoding cytochrome o ubiquinol oxidase subunit I encodes MFGKLSLDAIPFHEPIVMITLAMIALGGIALFAAITYFKKWTYLWTEWLTSVDHKKIGVMYIVVAMVMLLRGFADAVMMRTQLAVATNGSEGYLPPEHYDQIFTAHGVIMIIFMAMPFFTGLMNIVVPLQIGARDVAFPFLNSLSFWLLVSGVILVNLSLGVGEFARTGWVAYPPLSELGYSPGVGVDYYIWALQLSGLGTTLTGVNFLVTVLKMRTPGMKLMEMPIFTWTCTFANVLIVASFPILTATLGLLTLDRYMDFHIFTNELGGNPMMYVNLFWAWGHPEVYILVLPAFGVFSEVISTFSGKRLFGHKSMIFASGGITVLGFMVWLHHFFTMGSGANVNAFFGLATMLIAIPTGVKLFNWLFTIYQGRLRFTAPVLWTLGFIITFSIGGMTGVLLAIPGADFVLHNSLFVIAHFHNVIIGGAVFGYIAGFAFWFPKAFGFKLNENWGKAAFGFWFTGFFVAFMPLYFLGFLGMTRRLNSTDNPEWNLYLHIAFWGAMLIACGIACQLIQIYVSIRDRKDNMDVTGDPWNGHTLEWSTSSPPPFYNFAELPKADEIDAFTASKRAGTAYNVPAHYSDIHMPNNTATGVVMGMLLTVFGFAMIWHIWWLAIASLAGTVVAFVIHAARDDQGYMVPAADVARIEGEQHKVLVANGAYTPVNSTLEQV; translated from the coding sequence ATGTTTGGTAAATTAAGTCTGGACGCGATACCGTTCCACGAACCGATCGTGATGATCACCCTGGCGATGATCGCGCTGGGTGGCATTGCGTTGTTCGCGGCTATCACGTACTTCAAGAAGTGGACGTATCTGTGGACCGAATGGCTGACCTCGGTCGACCATAAGAAAATCGGTGTGATGTACATCGTCGTTGCCATGGTCATGCTGTTGCGTGGCTTTGCCGACGCCGTGATGATGCGTACCCAGTTGGCTGTCGCCACTAACGGCTCGGAAGGCTATCTGCCGCCTGAGCACTATGACCAGATCTTCACCGCTCACGGTGTGATCATGATCATCTTCATGGCGATGCCATTCTTCACCGGCCTGATGAACATCGTCGTGCCGCTGCAGATCGGCGCCCGTGACGTTGCCTTCCCGTTCCTGAACTCCCTGAGCTTCTGGCTGCTGGTATCCGGCGTGATCCTGGTCAACCTGTCCCTGGGCGTCGGCGAATTCGCACGTACCGGTTGGGTTGCCTATCCACCTCTTTCCGAACTGGGCTACAGCCCGGGCGTGGGGGTCGATTACTACATCTGGGCGCTACAGCTATCGGGACTCGGGACGACACTCACGGGTGTCAACTTCCTGGTGACCGTGCTGAAAATGCGTACGCCTGGCATGAAGTTGATGGAAATGCCGATCTTCACCTGGACCTGCACCTTCGCCAACGTTCTGATCGTGGCTTCGTTCCCGATCCTGACGGCGACGCTGGGCCTGTTGACGCTTGACCGCTACATGGACTTCCACATTTTCACGAACGAGTTGGGTGGTAACCCGATGATGTACGTGAACCTGTTCTGGGCATGGGGTCACCCTGAGGTTTACATCCTGGTGCTTCCGGCATTCGGGGTCTTCTCCGAAGTCATCTCCACGTTCTCCGGCAAGCGCCTGTTTGGTCACAAGTCGATGATCTTCGCCAGCGGCGGGATCACCGTACTGGGCTTCATGGTCTGGCTGCACCACTTCTTCACCATGGGTTCGGGTGCCAACGTCAACGCCTTCTTCGGGCTGGCGACGATGCTCATTGCGATTCCGACGGGTGTGAAGCTGTTCAACTGGCTGTTCACGATTTACCAGGGGCGTCTGCGCTTCACCGCGCCGGTTCTCTGGACCCTGGGCTTCATCATCACCTTCTCGATCGGCGGCATGACCGGCGTTCTGTTGGCGATTCCAGGTGCCGACTTCGTGCTGCACAACAGCCTGTTCGTAATCGCTCACTTCCACAACGTCATCATCGGCGGTGCGGTCTTCGGTTACATCGCTGGCTTCGCGTTCTGGTTCCCTAAAGCGTTCGGCTTCAAGCTCAACGAAAACTGGGGCAAGGCTGCGTTCGGTTTCTGGTTCACCGGTTTCTTCGTTGCGTTCATGCCGCTGTACTTCCTGGGCTTCCTGGGCATGACCCGTCGTCTGAACAGCACCGATAACCCTGAGTGGAACCTGTATCTGCACATCGCCTTCTGGGGCGCGATGCTGATCGCTTGCGGTATCGCCTGCCAGTTGATCCAGATCTACGTCAGTATCCGCGATCGCAAAGACAACATGGACGTCACCGGCGACCCATGGAATGGCCACACTCTGGAGTGGTCGACTTCTTCGCCGCCGCCGTTCTACAACTTTGCAGAACTGCCGAAAGCCGACGAAATCGATGCGTTCACCGCGAGCAAGCGTGCGGGCACGGCTTACAACGTTCCGGCTCACTACTCCGACATTCACATGCCTAACAACACCGCCACCGGCGTGGTGATGGGCATGCTGTTGACGGTGTTCGGGTTTGCCATGATCTGGCACATCTGGTGGTTGGCGATCGCCAGCCTGGCAGGAACAGTCGTTGCCTTCGTGATCCACGCAGCACGTGACGACCAGGGCTACATGGTTCCGGCCGCAGACGTAGCGCGTATCGAAGGTGAACAGCACAAGGTCCTCGTGGCTAACGGCGCATACACTCCTGTCAATTCCACGCTGGAGCAGGTTTAA
- a CDS encoding cytochrome o ubiquinol oxidase subunit III yields the protein MSNLVLNPGDAHGHDHGHDHHDAGAMTVYGFWLYLMTDCVLFASVFAAYAVLSGNVAGGPSGHDIFELPFVLVETACLLFSSITYGFAMLAVHKGNKSQVLGWLALTFLFGAAFIGMEIFEFHKLISEGFGPSRSGFLSGFFALVGMHGLHVTSGLIWMGIMMYQVQTRGLTATNTTRLSCLSLFWHFLDVVWICVFTVVYLMGVL from the coding sequence ATGTCGAACTTAGTATTGAATCCAGGCGATGCCCACGGTCACGACCACGGGCATGATCACCACGACGCAGGAGCCATGACCGTCTACGGTTTCTGGCTCTACCTGATGACTGACTGTGTGTTGTTCGCGTCTGTATTCGCGGCCTACGCAGTGTTGTCCGGCAACGTGGCTGGCGGGCCTTCGGGCCACGATATCTTCGAACTGCCGTTCGTGCTGGTCGAAACCGCTTGCCTGCTGTTCAGCTCCATCACCTACGGCTTCGCCATGCTGGCGGTGCACAAGGGTAACAAGTCGCAGGTTCTGGGCTGGCTGGCCCTGACCTTCCTGTTCGGTGCCGCCTTCATCGGCATGGAGATCTTCGAGTTTCACAAGCTGATCTCCGAGGGCTTCGGTCCTAGCCGCAGCGGCTTCCTGTCGGGCTTCTTCGCCCTGGTAGGCATGCACGGCCTGCACGTGACCAGCGGCCTGATCTGGATGGGCATCATGATGTACCAGGTCCAGACTCGTGGCCTGACGGCGACCAACACCACGCGCCTGAGCTGCCTGAGTCTGTTCTGGCACTTCCTGGACGTGGTCTGGATCTGCGTCTTCACCGTTGTTTATCTGATGGGAGTCCTGTAA
- the cyoD gene encoding cytochrome o ubiquinol oxidase subunit IV, with product MANAHIHAEETSHGSVRSYVIGFVLSVILTAIPFWLVMDPIMSKTATLWTILIFAIVQVMVHLVYFLHFDRSPGQRNNVISFAFAALVIVLLVGLSLWIMFSIHTVMMAH from the coding sequence ATGGCTAACGCACATATCCACGCTGAAGAAACAAGTCACGGCAGCGTCAGGTCGTATGTCATCGGCTTCGTGTTGTCGGTAATCCTGACCGCGATCCCGTTCTGGCTGGTCATGGATCCAATCATGTCCAAGACGGCAACGCTTTGGACGATTCTGATCTTCGCAATCGTTCAGGTAATGGTTCACCTGGTGTACTTCCTGCACTTCGACCGTTCGCCTGGACAACGCAATAACGTGATTTCCTTTGCGTTTGCGGCGCTGGTCATTGTCCTGTTGGTTGGTCTCTCGTTGTGGATCATGTTCAGCATCCACACCGTCATGATGGCGCACTGA
- the cyoE gene encoding heme o synthase yields the protein MSLKHFIQITKPGIIFGNVLSVAGGFFLASKGQIDFGLFLAAVIGTSLVVASGCVFNNCIDRDIDVKMERTKNRVLVQGLVSLKLALLYATILGVVGVGLLYTKANPLAALFAVIGFVIYVGFYSLYLKRKSVHGTLVGSLSGAMPPVIGYVAVSNSFDFAALTLLVMFSLWQMPHSYAIAIFRFNDYLAAKIPVLPVERGILVAKRHILMYILAFLVATLMLTVGGYAGLNYMAVAAAMGMYWLYMAWKGYKAVDDIVWARKLFVFSIFTISALSVMMSLDFQVTKELLVTYAF from the coding sequence ATGTCCCTTAAGCACTTTATCCAAATCACCAAGCCGGGGATCATTTTCGGTAACGTGCTTTCGGTGGCAGGTGGCTTCTTTCTGGCTTCCAAAGGGCAGATCGACTTCGGCCTTTTTCTGGCCGCAGTCATCGGCACCTCGCTGGTTGTTGCGTCCGGTTGCGTGTTCAACAACTGCATCGACCGTGACATTGACGTGAAGATGGAACGCACCAAGAACCGCGTGCTGGTGCAGGGCCTGGTTTCATTGAAACTGGCGCTGCTCTACGCAACGATTCTGGGCGTGGTCGGGGTTGGCCTGCTGTACACCAAGGCCAACCCGCTGGCGGCGTTGTTCGCGGTCATCGGTTTTGTGATTTATGTCGGCTTCTACAGTCTGTACCTGAAACGCAAATCGGTGCACGGAACCCTGGTGGGCAGTCTGTCGGGGGCCATGCCGCCGGTGATTGGCTACGTTGCGGTGAGCAACAGCTTCGACTTCGCCGCGCTGACGCTACTGGTGATGTTCAGCCTGTGGCAGATGCCGCATTCGTATGCCATTGCGATCTTCCGTTTCAACGACTATCTGGCCGCGAAGATTCCGGTTCTGCCGGTCGAGCGCGGTATCCTGGTCGCCAAGCGTCATATCCTGATGTACATCCTGGCGTTCCTGGTGGCTACCCTGATGTTGACCGTTGGCGGTTACGCTGGCCTCAACTACATGGCAGTCGCTGCAGCCATGGGCATGTACTGGTTGTACATGGCCTGGAAAGGCTACAAGGCGGTGGATGACATCGTCTGGGCACGCAAGCTGTTCGTCTTCTCCATCTTCACCATCAGCGCCTTGAGCGTGATGATGTCGCTGGACTTTCAGGTAACCAAGGAATTGTTGGTGACGTACGCCTTCTGA
- a CDS encoding Txe/YoeB family addiction module toxin gives MNVLFTPEAWDDYLWFQQNDKTSLKRINLVIKAIQRDPFEGIGKPEPLKHNLSGFWSRRITHEHRLVYTVEGSELQILQCRYHY, from the coding sequence ATGAATGTGCTGTTCACTCCGGAAGCCTGGGACGATTACCTCTGGTTTCAACAAAACGACAAGACCAGCCTCAAGCGCATCAACCTCGTCATCAAAGCGATTCAGCGCGACCCCTTCGAAGGCATCGGTAAGCCTGAACCACTCAAGCACAACCTCAGCGGTTTCTGGTCCCGGCGGATTACCCATGAGCATCGGCTGGTCTACACAGTCGAGGGCAGCGAGTTGCAGATCCTGCAGTGCCGCTACCATTACTGA
- a CDS encoding type II toxin-antitoxin system prevent-host-death family antitoxin codes for MQTINYTTARAHLSETMDRVNEDRAPLLVTRQKGEPVVMMSLADFNALEETAYLLRSPANAERLVKSLNSLRSGKAQARKLIEE; via the coding sequence ATGCAGACCATTAATTACACGACCGCACGGGCTCATTTGTCCGAAACAATGGACCGGGTAAACGAGGACCGAGCGCCACTCCTGGTCACTCGCCAAAAGGGCGAACCGGTGGTGATGATGTCACTGGCGGATTTCAATGCCCTGGAAGAAACCGCCTACCTGTTGCGCTCGCCAGCCAATGCCGAGCGTCTGGTGAAGTCCTTGAACAGCCTGCGTAGCGGCAAGGCACAGGCCAGGAAGCTGATTGAAGAATGA
- a CDS encoding glycosyltransferase family 2 protein produces MDTPPLVSIVAPCYNAEKFLEEAIASIFAQDYANFEVIIVDDGSTDNSYAMLEALQSRYPFQLYQQANQGVSATLNHGLQYVKGVYVSTPDLDDIMLPGSVRIRAEYLDKHPHVGCVGALVIYMDSEGNNTKFQKLDEVKHLNFDEILSDAIVVGAPVSLYRMDALKAAGFYNPDIKVQDFQMTLKIAHQGYGIDVLPVSVTRYRRHPNNLSRKYKVLLDADLQTIAPYTAHPAYQSGRTAILNKALKYAVVTDKKHAWSLLRSIPFRHLNMTTFRRFKRLLLHRHSS; encoded by the coding sequence ATGGATACGCCGCCACTCGTATCAATCGTTGCCCCTTGCTACAACGCCGAGAAGTTTCTGGAAGAGGCGATTGCCAGCATCTTCGCCCAGGATTACGCGAACTTCGAAGTCATCATCGTCGACGATGGTTCGACCGATAACAGCTACGCGATGCTTGAAGCGCTCCAGTCGCGCTATCCGTTCCAGCTCTATCAGCAAGCGAACCAGGGCGTCAGCGCCACGCTCAATCACGGGCTGCAATACGTCAAAGGCGTCTACGTTTCCACGCCAGACCTGGACGACATCATGTTGCCGGGCTCGGTGCGTATTCGTGCCGAGTATCTGGATAAGCATCCCCATGTTGGTTGTGTCGGCGCGCTGGTCATTTACATGGACAGCGAAGGCAACAACACCAAGTTCCAGAAGTTGGACGAAGTTAAACACCTCAACTTCGATGAAATACTCAGTGATGCCATCGTCGTCGGCGCGCCGGTTTCGTTGTATCGGATGGACGCCCTCAAGGCTGCGGGATTCTACAATCCGGACATCAAGGTCCAGGATTTCCAGATGACCCTGAAAATCGCGCATCAGGGTTATGGCATTGATGTCCTGCCGGTCAGCGTGACCCGTTATCGGCGCCATCCCAATAACCTGTCGCGCAAGTACAAAGTGCTGCTGGATGCCGATCTGCAGACCATTGCGCCTTACACCGCGCACCCCGCGTACCAGAGCGGTCGCACCGCGATCCTCAACAAGGCGCTGAAGTACGCCGTAGTCACCGATAAAAAGCACGCCTGGAGCCTGTTGCGCTCGATCCCTTTTCGGCATCTGAACATGACGACCTTCCGCCGCTTCAAGCGTCTGCTGCTGCATCGCCACAGCAGTTAA
- a CDS encoding CatB-related O-acetyltransferase: protein MNLLDLLKKRNTRKRLRRMDKLERAPEKIRLEYPRYTVGVGTYGIPEVIEFGDDTILRVGSYTSIAAGVRILLGGEHRTDWLTTYPFPAMMSGLEDIKDYAPSKGDVVIGSDCWICADAMILSGVTIGHGSIVAAGAIVTRDVAPFSVVGGNPCKFIRWRFEEDVRDLLLQAAWWDWPMEEVKSVARMLSSADMDAFLGYIRERANP, encoded by the coding sequence ATGAATCTCCTCGACCTGTTGAAAAAGCGCAACACCCGAAAACGCCTGCGCCGCATGGACAAACTGGAGCGCGCGCCGGAAAAAATCAGGCTCGAATATCCGCGCTATACCGTCGGGGTCGGCACTTACGGCATTCCTGAAGTCATTGAGTTTGGCGATGACACCATCCTGCGCGTCGGCTCTTACACGTCCATTGCCGCAGGCGTGCGGATTCTTCTGGGCGGCGAGCATCGCACCGACTGGCTCACCACCTATCCATTCCCGGCGATGATGAGTGGCCTGGAAGACATCAAGGATTACGCGCCCAGCAAGGGCGATGTGGTGATTGGCAGCGATTGCTGGATCTGCGCCGATGCGATGATTCTGTCGGGCGTCACCATTGGGCATGGCTCCATCGTCGCTGCCGGAGCCATCGTGACCCGCGATGTTGCGCCGTTCTCGGTCGTGGGCGGCAACCCGTGCAAGTTTATCCGCTGGCGCTTCGAAGAAGACGTGCGCGACTTGCTGCTGCAGGCAGCGTGGTGGGACTGGCCGATGGAAGAGGTCAAGTCCGTGGCGCGGATGCTGAGCAGCGCGGACATGGATGCGTTTTTGGGTTATATCCGCGAGCGGGCAAACCCGTAG
- a CDS encoding VOC family protein, whose translation MSLSPFHLAIPVYDLAAARHFYSTIFGFAEGRSSEHWVDYDFYGHQLVIHEHPKTASQESAHTNAVDGHDVPVPHFGVVLSWEDWEILAERLRLQGIQFVIEPYVRFQGQVGEQATMFLFDPCGNALEFKAFKDIGQLFAK comes from the coding sequence GTGAGCCTTTCTCCCTTTCACCTGGCAATTCCGGTTTATGACCTTGCAGCCGCGCGGCATTTCTACAGCACCATTTTCGGCTTCGCCGAAGGACGCTCCAGTGAGCACTGGGTGGATTACGATTTCTACGGGCATCAACTGGTGATCCACGAACACCCGAAGACCGCCTCCCAGGAATCCGCCCACACCAATGCCGTAGATGGACATGACGTGCCGGTGCCGCATTTTGGGGTGGTATTAAGCTGGGAGGACTGGGAAATTCTGGCAGAACGCCTGCGTTTGCAGGGCATCCAGTTCGTCATCGAACCTTATGTGCGCTTTCAGGGACAAGTGGGTGAGCAGGCAACGATGTTTCTGTTCGATCCGTGCGGCAACGCCCTGGAATTCAAGGCATTCAAGGATATCGGGCAGTTGTTTGCGAAGTGA
- a CDS encoding LysR family transcriptional regulator: MLRELKTFMAVARHGTFAAAGMHIGLTQSAVSSQIKNLEQALGVRLFDRTGRQAILNAAGVRALPLAREMFELFSQMSIPQKPDEYHGEMKIGAIASAQTGFLPQALLRLRRMAPAVEAKLVPGVSLDLLSQVDAGELDVAILIKPPFELPKELHVQALETEPFVLIVPMDVKGDDPLTILLEQPHVRYDRSSFGGRQVTRFLREQRIEVRVALELDELDAIVKFVENGLGVSLIPQAGLWLERDVNLRVIPLGSLTFHREVVLLMRRGQRDLPLHQLFARCLSKADPADDILYLPHS; encoded by the coding sequence ATGTTGCGGGAACTGAAAACCTTCATGGCCGTGGCACGGCATGGCACATTCGCCGCCGCCGGCATGCACATCGGCTTGACGCAGTCGGCCGTCAGCTCGCAGATCAAGAATCTGGAGCAGGCCCTGGGAGTACGGCTCTTCGACCGCACCGGACGTCAGGCAATACTCAATGCTGCCGGAGTGCGCGCGTTGCCTCTGGCTCGGGAGATGTTCGAGCTGTTCAGCCAGATGTCGATTCCGCAAAAACCTGACGAGTACCACGGCGAAATGAAGATCGGCGCGATTGCCAGCGCTCAGACCGGTTTCCTGCCCCAGGCGCTGCTGCGGCTGCGCCGTATGGCGCCGGCAGTGGAGGCCAAGCTGGTGCCGGGCGTTTCGCTGGATCTGCTCAGTCAGGTAGATGCTGGCGAGCTGGACGTCGCGATCCTGATCAAGCCGCCGTTCGAGCTGCCCAAAGAGCTGCATGTTCAAGCGCTGGAGACCGAACCCTTCGTGCTGATCGTGCCAATGGACGTGAAGGGTGATGACCCGCTGACCATCTTGCTTGAGCAGCCCCATGTGCGTTACGACCGCTCTTCCTTCGGCGGCCGGCAGGTCACCCGGTTTCTGCGCGAGCAGCGGATCGAGGTCCGAGTGGCGCTGGAGCTGGACGAGCTGGACGCTATCGTCAAGTTCGTTGAAAACGGCCTGGGTGTTTCGCTGATTCCCCAGGCCGGGCTCTGGCTGGAGCGCGACGTCAACTTGCGAGTCATCCCGCTGGGCAGCCTGACCTTCCATCGCGAAGTGGTATTGCTGATGCGGCGCGGCCAGCGTGATCTTCCCCTGCACCAGCTATTCGCCCGCTGTCTGTCGAAAGCCGATCCGGCCGATGACATCCTCTACTTGCCGCACAGTTGA